A window from Triticum aestivum cultivar Chinese Spring chromosome 6D, IWGSC CS RefSeq v2.1, whole genome shotgun sequence encodes these proteins:
- the LOC123141920 gene encoding protein BZR1 homolog 3, giving the protein MASRVPTWRERENNRRRERRRRAVAANIFHGLRARGGYALPKHCDNNEVLKALCDEAGWTVEPDGATYRKGSKPLAAEGANPMVRSGSPSPCSSHQVSPRASFPTSGTSSHTTLGGGGGSGSYYEGSSFIPWLKNLSSGSGFPSSSKFPRYSPHSYFSGGSISAPVTPPSCSPRRMPCLNAGWGEYPSAQVQPPWFGAGGSGYDDYASLPNSTPSSPRGGSHGVGPDPAWLSGFQISSAGPSSPTYSLMAPSSSFRVFGEMAAATAGSSRMCTPAQSGTCSPVMLAVHGDVQMGARAEDDFEFGSGGRPVSVNAWEGERIHEVCASDEPELELTLGLGSSKTRAGAVN; this is encoded by the exons atgGCGTCGAGGGTGCCGACGTGGAGGGAGCGGGAGAACAACCGGCGGCGCGAGCGGCGCCGGCGCGCGGTGGCCGCCAACATCTTCCACGGGCTGCGCGCCCGCGGCGGCTACGCGCTCCCCAAGCACTGCGACAACAACGAGGTGCTCAAGGCGCTCTGCGACGAGGCCGGCTGGACCGTCGAGCCCGACGGCGCCACCTACCGCAAG GGTTCCAAGCCTCTAGCAGCAGAAGGTGCCAACCCGATGGTCCGGTCGGGCTCCCCAAGCCCGTGCTCGTCGCACCAGGTGAGCCCGCGGGCCTCCTTCCCGACCTCCGGCACCTCCTCGCATACcaccctcggcggcggcggcggcagcggcagctacTATGAGGGCAGCTCCTTCATCCCTTGGCTCAAGAACCTCTCCTCCGGCTCCGGGTTCCCGTCCTCTTCCAAGTTCCCCCGATACTCGCCCCACTCGTACTTCAGCGGTGGCTCCATCAGCGCGCCGGTGACCCCGCCGTCATGCTCGCCGCGGCGCATGCCCTGCCTCAACGCGGGATGGGGCGAGTATCCGAGTGCCCAGGTCCAGCCGCCATGGTTTGGTGCCGGCGGCAGCGGCTACGATGATTACGCCTCTCTGCCCAACTCCACGCCGTCGAGCCCCCGCGGCGGCAGCCACGGGGTTGGTCCAGACCCGGCCTGGCTCTCCGGGTTTCAGATATCGTCGGCCGGCCCGTCTTCTCCGACCTACAGCCTCATGGCTCCTTCGAGCTCCTTCAGGGTCTTCGGGGAGATGGCAGCGGCCACCGCGGGCTCTTCGAGGATGTGCACCCCGGCACAGAGCGGGACGTGCTCGCCGGTGATGCTGGCGGTCCATGGCGATGTCCAAATGGGGGCCCGCGCGGAGGATGACTTCGAGTTCGGGAGCGGCGGTAGGCCGGTGTCGGTGAATGCGTGGGAGGGGGAGCGCATCCACGAGGTGTGCGCCTCGGATGAGCCTGAGCTGGAGCTCACCCTCGGGCTCGGGAGCTCCAAGACCCGCGCAGGCGCAGTGAACTGA